The following proteins are encoded in a genomic region of Zea mays cultivar B73 chromosome 9, Zm-B73-REFERENCE-NAM-5.0, whole genome shotgun sequence:
- the LOC100273575 gene encoding uncharacterized protein LOC100273575 codes for MVFSTEGPSLPARGLRIRGEKKRKEKMMTVSTSCYMCRSLVRAPPLKSRSAVRCPSAAPPGASGATSTSKLVLEVKERLAREHPGLPTGRNGRDDDDMVLWFLKDRKFSVDEAVSKLTKAIKWRQDFGVAELSEESVKSLYQTGKAYVHDSLDIYGRPVLIVVAAKHFPSTQDPVGNQKLCAYLVEKAVSRLPPGVENILGIFDLRGFRVENGDLQFLKFLMDVFYYYYPKRLGQVLFVDAPFVFQPMWQVVKPLLKSYASLVRFCDAETVRKEYFKEEIVPPDFRD; via the exons ATGGTCTTCAGCACCGAAG GCCCTTCTTTGCCTGCGCGAGGTCTCAGAATCCggggggaaaagaaaagaaaagaaaagatgatGACTGTCTCTACCTCTTGCTACATGTGCCGCTCCCTCGTCCGGGCTCCTCCGCTCAAGTCCAGGAGTGCAGTGCGCTGTCCAAGCGCCGCCCCGCCAGGTGCTAGCGGTGCCACCTCCACCTCCAAG CTTGTCCTAGAGGTGAAAGAACGGCTAGCAAGGGAGCACCCAGGCCTCCCCACGGGCAGGAACGGGAGGGACGATGACGACATGGTCCTCTGGTTCCTAAAGGACCGCAAGTTCTCCGTCGATGAAGCCGTCTCCAAGCTCACCAAGGCGATT AAATGGCGTCAGGACTTTGGTGTTGCAGAGTTATCAGAGGAATCAGTGAAAAGCCTGTACCAAACTGGCAAGGCATATGTACATGATTCCTTGGACATTTATGGCCGACCTGTGCTGATTGTAGTGGCAGCCAAACATTTTCCTTCG ACACAGGATCCAGTTGGAAACCAGAAGTTGTGTGCCTATTTGGTTGAGAAGGCAGTCAGCAGACTTCCGCCAGGAGTAGAGAATATACTTGGGATCTTTGATCTGCGAGGCTTTCGGGTTGAAAATGGTGATCTCCAGTTCCTAAAGTTTTTG ATGGACGTTTTTTACTATTACTACCCGAAGCGGCTTGGCCAAGTTCTTTTTGTCGATGCTCCTTTTGTTTTTCAACCAATGTGGCAGGTTGTTAAACCTCTGTTGAAATCATATGCCTCCCTG GTAAGATTTTGTGATGCCGAGACTGTGAGGAAGGAATACTTCAAAGAAGAAATCGTGCCTCCTGATTTCCGCGATTAG
- the LOC111590117 gene encoding LOW QUALITY PROTEIN: motile sperm domain-containing protein 2 (The sequence of the model RefSeq protein was modified relative to this genomic sequence to represent the inferred CDS: deleted 1 base in 1 codon), protein MVFSTEGPSLPARGLRIRGEKKRKEKMMTVSTSCYMCRFLVRAPPLKSRSAVRCPSAAPPGASGATSTSKLVLEVKERLAREHPGLPTGRYGRDDDDMVLWFLKDRKFSVDEAVSKLTKAIKWRQDFGVAELSEESVKSLYQTGKAYVHDSLDIYGRPVLIVVAAKHFPSTQDPVENQKLCAYLVEKAVNRLPPGAENILGIFDLRGFRVENGDLQFLKFLMDVFYYYYPKRLGQVLFVDAPFVFQPMWQVVKPLLKSYASLVRFCDAETVRKEYFKEETVPPDFRD, encoded by the exons ATGGTCTTCAGCACCGAAG GCCCTTCTTTGCCTGCGCGAGGTCTCAGAATCCggggggaa aagaaaagaaaagaaaagatgatGACTGTCTCTACCTCTTGCTACATGTGCCGCTTCCTCGTCCGGGCTCCTCCGCTCAAGTCCAGGAGTGCAGTGCGCTGTCCAAGCGCCGCCCCACCAGGTGCTAGCGGTGCCACCTCCACCTCCAAG CTTGTCCTAGAGGTGAAAGAACGGCTAGCAAGGGAGCACCCAGGCCTCCCCACGGGCAGGTACGGGAGGGACGATGACGACATGGTCCTCTGGTTCCTAAAGGACCGCAAGTTCTCCGTCGATGAAGCCGTCTCCAAGCTCACCAAGGCGATT AAATGGCGTCAGGACTTTGGTGTTGCAGAGTTATCAGAGGAATCAGTGAAAAGCCTGTACCAAACTGGCAAGGCATATGTACATGATTCCTTGGACATTTATGGCCGACCTGTGCTGATTGTAGTGGCAGCCAAACATTTTCCTTCG ACACAGGATCCAGTTGAAAACCAGAAGCTATGTGCCTATTTGGTTGAGAAGGCAGTCAACAGACTTCCGCCAGGAGCAGAGAATATACTTGGGATCTTTGATCTGCGAGGCTTTCGGGTTGAAAATGGTGATCTCCAGTTCCTAAAGTTTTTG ATGGACGTTTTTTACTATTACTACCCGAAGCGGCTTGGCCAAGTTCTTTTTGTCGATGCTCCATTTGTTTTTCAACCAATGTGGCAGGTTGTTAAACCTCTATTGAAATCATATGCCTCCCTG GTAAGATTTTGTGATGCCGAGACTGTGAGGAAGGAATACTTCAAAGAAGAAACGGTGCCTCCTGATTTCCGCGATTAG
- the LOC542558 gene encoding ferredoxin, with the protein MATVMAAAVSSFPSSSAVVAKASPASPCAAPHFRPRAVRAAIRAQASAVEAPATAKAKKESKKQEEGVVTNLYKPKEPYVGRCLLNTKITGDDAPGETWHMVFSTEGKIPYREGQSIGVIADGVDKNGKPHKVRLYSIASSAIGDFGDSKTVSLCVKRLIYTNDAGEIVKGVCSNFLCDLQPGDNVQITGPVGKEMLMPKDPNATIIMLATGTGIAPFRSFLWKMFFEKHDDYKFNGLGWLFLGVPTSSSLLYKEEFGKMKERAPENFRVDYAVSREQTNAAGERMYIQTRMAEYKEELWELLKKDNTYVYMCGLKGMEKGIDDIMVSLAEKDGIDWFDYKKQLKRGDQWNVEVY; encoded by the exons ATGGCCACCGTCATGGCCGCGGCCGTCTCGTCCTTCCCGTCCTCCTCGGCCGTCGTCGCCAAGGCGTCGCCGGCGTCCCCCTGTGCCGCCCCGCACTTCCGCCCGAGGGCCGTGCGGGCCGCTATCCGGGCGCAGGCGTCCGCCGTCGAGGCGCCCGCCACGGCCAAGGCGAAGAAGGAGTCCAAGAAGCAGGAGGAGGGCGTCGTCACCAACCTATACAAGCCCAAGGAGCCGTACGTCGGCAGGTGCCTCCTCAACACCAAGATCACCGGCGACGACGCGCCGGGGGAGACGTGGCACATGGTCTTCAGCACCGAAG GCAAGATCCCGTACAGAGAAGGCCAGTCCATCGGCGTCATCGCCGATGGCGTCGACAAGAACGGCAAGCCGCACAAGGTCAGGCTCTACTCCATCGCCAGCAGCGCGATCGGCGACTTCGGCGACTCCAAGACA GTCTCGCTGTGTGTCAAGAGGCTCATCTACACCAACGATGCCGGAGAGATCGTCAAAGGAGTCTGCTCCAACTTCTTAT GTGATCTTCAGCCAGGTGATAACGTCCAGATAACAGGACCAGTCGGCAAAGAAATGCTGATGCCCAAAGACCCAAACGCTACCATTATAATG CTTGCCACCGGTACAGGTATCGCTCCGTTCCGATCGTTCCTGTGGAAGATGTTCTTTGAGAAGCATGACGACTACAAG TTCAACGGTCTGGGCTGGCTCTTCCTGGGTGTTCCAACGAGCAGCTCGTTGCTCTACAAGGAG GAGTTCGGGAAGATGAAGGAGAGAGCGCCGGAGAACTTCCGGGTCGACTACGCCGTCAGCCGGGAGCAGACGAACgcggcgggggagaggatgtaCATCCAGACCCGTATGGCGGAGTACAAAGAGGAGCTGTGGGAGCTCCTGAAGAAGGACAACACCTACGTCTACATGTGTGGGTTGAAAGGCATGGAGAAGGGTATCGATGACATTATGGTGTCACTGGCTGAAAAAGACG GAATCGACTGGTTCGACTACAAGAAGCAGCTGAAGAGGGGAGATCAATGGAATGTGGAGGTCTACTAA
- the LOC100382169 gene encoding WAT1-related protein At3g30340 has protein sequence MVMMMRSCLGGGLLPVAVMLCLNVVAAVMVSLVKVAMDGGMKPLVIVTLQQLTAAVFLAPIAFFKERKSRPKLTLEIFAYIFVSAALGAALRQYMIFVALRYTTATFVTAFSNIAPVLTFLLAVATRSEALDLKSRTGLAKLLGTLVSLAGAMVLTLYKGVALTHAAAASQDQQQHSHGRLPPSAADSRGKWTLGTVAILGNCVCLSCWFLLHGRLAKKYPHVYSCNALMSLLSFLQVAVVGLCTQRSISPWIVTSKFNILTVLYAGIVGCGVSFVLVTWCIEKRGAVFVAAFIPVVQIIVSVIDFSILHEQLYLGSVLGSVLVIGGLYLLLWGKRQEALHCPPPPPPKVAEEDPADKEQQQVQHN, from the exons ATGGTGATGATGATGCGGTCGTGCCTCGGCGGTGGCCTGCTGCCGGTGGCGGTCATGCTCTGCCTCAACGTGGTGGCGGCGGTCATGGTATCGCTCGTCAAGGTGGCCATGGACGGCGGCATGAAACCGCTCGTGATCGTCACCCTGCAGCAGCTCACCGCCGCCGTCTTCCTCGCGCCAATCGCATTCTTCAAGGAGAG GAAGTCGAGGCCAAAGCTGACGCTGGAGATCTTCGCCTACATCTTCGTCAGTGCGGCGCTCGG GGCAGCTCTTCGTCAGTACATGATCTTCGTGGCCCTGCGCTACACCACGGCCACCTTCGTGACCGCCTTCTCCAACATCGCCCCCGTGCTCACCTTCCTCCTGGCCGTCGCCACGCGGTCCGAAGCGCTGGACCTCAAGAGCAGGACGGGGTTGGCGAAGCTGCTGGGCACGCTGGTGTCGCTGGCCGGCGCCATGGTGCTCACCCTCTACAAGGGCGTGGCGCTCACCCACGCGGCGGCAGCCTCGCAGGACCAGCAGCAGCACTCCCACGGCCGGTTGCCGCCGAGCGCCGCCGACAGCCGCGGCAAGTGGACGCTGGGCACCGTGGCCATCCTGGGCAACTGCGTCTGCCTCTCCTGCTGGTTcctgctccacggccgcctcgccAAGAAGTACCCGCACGTCTACTCCTGCAACGCGCTCATGTCCTTGCTCAGCTTCCTCCAGGTCGCCGTCGTCGGCCTCTGCACCCAGCGCAGCATCTCCCCCTGGATCGTCACCAGCAAGTTCAACATCCTCACCGTCCTATACGCC GGCATCGTCGGCTGCGGCGTCTCGTTCGTGCTGGTGACATGGTGCATCGAGAAGAGAGGAGCCGTGTTCGTGGCCGCCTTCATACCGGTGGTGCAGATCATCGTCTCCGTCATCGACTTCTCCATCCTGCACGAGCAGCTCTACCTCGGAAG CGTGCTGGGATCAGTGCTAGTGATAGGTGGCCTTTACCTTCTGCTGTGGGGCAAGAGGCAGGAGGCCCTGCactgtcctcctcctcctcctccaaagGTTGCCGAAGAAGACCCTGCTGACAAAGAGCAGCAGCAAGTGCAGCACAACTGA